From Saccharomycodes ludwigii strain NBRC 1722 chromosome IV, whole genome shotgun sequence, one genomic window encodes:
- the MSO1 gene encoding Mso1p (similar to Saccharomyces cerevisiae YNR049C | MSO1 | Multicopy suppressor of Sec One), whose amino-acid sequence MSSNGSSINNRNSIGFWDKFKTSTKSITSQFQGLSLRSEKDGDSPDSTLVHIALVNYYRNQEPFQGFPDWLGHKEELPDEQKILRKQKQEHRGPLSSLANEIEKKEEQYHHHQQGGNDKSDSRNNAPRNRFTFGSVLNQRNQPKEPTIAPSAQFQSMFASTANSVSTSTATNSAEPHRQTSVKSTLSFIGSSSTTNHSEVISEEVSTRLDRATSSSSMLMRDRLKRAKNPTQFS is encoded by the coding sequence ATGTCCAGTAATGGTAGTAGCATCAATAATAGGAACAGTATCGGGTTTTGGGATAAGTTTAAAACATCCACTAAATCTATAACATCCCAATTTCAAGGGTTGAGTTTAAGATCAGAAAAAGATGGAGACTCACCTGATTCTACATTAGTCCACATTGCATTAGTAAATTATTATAGGAACCAAGAGCCATTTCAAGGGTTTCCCGATTGGCTAGGCCATAAAGAAGAATTACCTGACGAACAGAAAATACTAAGGAAGCAAAAACAAGAACATAGGGGTCCTTTATCCTCGTTAGCTAACGAAATcgagaaaaaagaagagcaGTATCACCATCATCAACAAGGTGGTAATGATAAATCAGACAGTAGAAATAACGCACCCCGTAATAGATTTACGTTTGGGTCTGTTTTAAATCAAAGAAACCAACCAAAAGAACCAACTATTGCCCCAAGTGCCCAGTTCCAAAGCATGTTTGCTTCGACAGCAAATTCTGTTTCAACTAGTACTGCTACTAATTCTGCTGAGCCTCATAGACAGACTAGTGTTAAAAGTACCTTGTCATTTAttggtagtagtagtaccaCCAATCACAGCGAGGTTATCTCTGAAGAAGTATCAACAAGACTGGACAGAGCAACATCTAGTTCTTCAATGTTAATGCGTGATCGTTTGAAAAGAGCAAAGAACCCAACACAATTTTCTTAA
- the YCT1 gene encoding Yct1p (similar to Saccharomyces cerevisiae YLL055W | YCT1 | Yeast Cysteine Transporter), which translates to MSDNKLEIIDKNDSSSSAEDIDMAEKENNVVLALSDIESSSHELKQEKPKNGFAGFLNNFFNDEGEYKVKSSNDADATFKFMEENDELTPPITPVQEKKLRRKVMWIVVGLTATLDLLLYADKATASYASIFEMWTDIGLDQNMYNNSNTLFYVGYIIGQTNLLFVQKFPIGRVMTILTALWTVLIFLHCTVYNHQGLYAIRFFLGFVESIAVPVMNITMGQFLTNDEKAATAPIFYSTCLGVTIPVGFIAYGLLNATHSHVHIWKLFMITIGGCTFIMCLVVLWIYPNNPTDARFLKTEEKVWVIRRVQSSTNASIEQKFIKKYQILEAFKDPVSWLFCGFFLLQQLANNLPYQQNLLFEGIGRITNLDSTLVSVASGGFAAVCAFIASTFLFYKKNYTAFSVVFWTVPSFAASIALVSISWDKKIALLAMLCLASPLFGIPWILMFSWNITSCSGYTKRITRNAMVMFWYGVANIISPQLWQSRDSPRYIPAWIVQIVLSFFLAPLLALIIWFILNKRNKERLANIDEHKEKIGYVVDESGNKVKVEVATLDLTDLENKTFIYPL; encoded by the coding sequence ATGTCAGATAATAAATTAGAAATTATTGACAAAAACGATTCCTCATCAAGTGCTGAAGACATTGACATGgcagaaaaagaaaacaatgTTGTACTGGCCCTCAGTGATATAGAGTCCAGCAGTCACGAGCTCAAACAAGAAAAACCCAAAAATGGTTTTGCAGGGTTTCtcaacaattttttcaatgatGAAGGTGAATACAAAGTCAAGAGTTCAAATGATGCAGATGCTACCTTTAAATTTATGGAGGAAAATGACGAGCTAACGCCGCCTATTACTCCTgtacaagaaaaaaaactaaggCGTAAAGTTATGTGGATTGTAGTTGGGTTAACAGCTACTTTGGATTTACTGCTATACGCAGACAAAGCAACTGCTTCTTATGCTTCTATTTTTGAAATGTGGACCGATATCGGTTTAGATCAGAACATGTACAATAATTCTAACACACTATTTTATGTCGGGTACATTATAGGACAGACGaacttattatttgttCAGAAATTTCCAATTGGCCGTGTTATGACTATTTTAACCGCTTTATGGactgttttaatttttttgcattGTACGGTTTACAACCACCAAGGTTTGTATGCGATTAGGTTTTTCTTGGGATTTGTTGAATCTATTGCTGTCCCTGTGATGAACATTACCATGGGTCAATTCTTGACTAATGATGAAAAAGCTGCTACTGCTCCGATTTTCTACTCCACCTGTTTGGGTGTTACCATCCCGGTTGGGTTTATTGCCTATGGGTTGTTGAATGCTACACATTCGCATGTTCATATCTGGAAGTTGTTTATGATTACCATTGGTGGGTGCACATTCATAATGTGTTTGGTTGTTTTATGGATATATCCAAATAATCCTACCGATGCCAGATTTTTAAAGACAGAGGAAAAGGTGTGGGTTATTAGAAGAGTTCAGTCTTCTACAAATGCGTCTATTgaacaaaaatttattaagaaGTACCAGATTCTAGAGGCTTTCAAAGATCCGGTCTCTTGGTTGTTTTgtggattttttttactacaACAATTGGCCAATAACTTACCTTACCAACAAAACTTGTTATTTGAAGGTATTGGTAGGATTACCAATTTAGATTCTACTTTGGTTTCTGTTGCCAGTGGTGGTTTTGCAGCTGTTTGTGCGTTTATAGCCAGtacctttttattttataaaaagaacTACACTGCTTTTTCTGTAGTTTTCTGGACTGTTCCATCTTTTGCTGCCTCCATTGCTTTGGTCAGTATTTCTTGGGATAAGAAAATTGCATTATTGGCAATGTTATGTTTGGCTAGTCCATTATTTGGTATTCCATGGATTTTGATGTTTAGTTGGAATATAACCTCATGTTCCGGGTACACTAAAAGAATTACGAGGAATGCAATGGTTATGTTTTGGTATGGGGTTGCAAACATTATTTCACCACAATTATGGCAATCTAGAGACAGCCCACGTTATATTCCTGCTTGGATTGTTCAAATTGTCCTgtccttttttttggctCCTTTACTAGCTTTAATTATCTGGTTTATattgaataaaagaaataaagaaaGATTAGCCAATATTGATGAGCATAAGGAGAAAATTGGTTATGTCGTTGATGAAAGTGGTAATAAAGTCAAGGTTGAGGTTGCTACTTTAGATTTAACTGATcttgaaaacaaaacattTATATACCCATTATAA
- the OCA4 gene encoding Oca4p (similar to Saccharomyces cerevisiae YCR095C | OCA4 | Oxidant-induced Cell-cycle Arrest): MLVPPANFGIVEEGIYRCSKIETLNLSFLETLNLKTLIFLSEQEPSKFFKEFFKSWKIEWIVINNNNTQISPIPENPIISAINNNSFSKEDNEPDTADEAITETNSGNDKKNKNNTSKIASSSKEKETESKILSDYVRNYYYSEEFMLIKPNCLQKIIYLLLDTNNYNTLLVDKTSIIVGLIRKLSRWNISSIINEYRLFTGKNSNYYSEIFLELVQINITQNVEEDKQDVVNKRKDLEGKPTIKSNTGSNYISSTVHNGNERNYNRKKHNSRNNRPTKKKVERIKLTDQDLMKPPQVPETFLLTLINNIEQHEFQEKVPKNAVDEKTNTARPKSSGRSTLLSPSAFNPSSITGGSKNKKMPTELINSDTYRLKPNKNKKTDYEYYKSCCTNIGPLIELRIPKEKYLPLWFKTQRDTWEKENTQDFFTESIYG; encoded by the coding sequence atgctTGTCCCACCTGCTAATTTTGGTATCGTTGAAGAAGGAATATATAGGTGTTCTAAAATTGAAACattaaatttatcatttttggaaacactaaatttgaaaacccttatatttttaagtgAACAAGAGccttcaaaattttttaaagagtttttcaaaagttgGAAGATTGAATGGATcgtaataaataacaacaacactCAAATAAGTCCTATACCGGAGAATCCAATAATTTCCGCCATAAACAAtaattcattttcaaaGGAGGATAATGAACCTGATACTGCTGATGAGGCCATAACTGAAACTAACTCAGGtaatgacaaaaaaaataaaaacaatacttCTAAAATTGCGAGCAGTAGtaaggaaaaggaaactGAGTCCAAGATACTTTCTGACTACGTTAGAAATTACTATTACAGTGAAGAATTCATGTTAATTAAGCCCAATTGCTTgcagaaaataatatatttattgttagaCACTAATAACTACAACACTTTGTTAGTCGATAAAACATCCATTATAGTAGGACTAATTAGAAAGCTTTCAAGATGGAATATCTCATCGATCATAAACGAATATAGATTATTTACTGGGAAAAATAGCAATTATTACTctgaaatatttttagaacTAGTTCAGATTAATATTACTCAGAACGTAGAAGAGGATAAACAGGATGTAGTgaataaaagaaaggaTTTAGAAGGCAAACCTACTATTAAAAGTAACACAGGTAGCAATTATATCAGCAGTACTGTTCACAATGGTAATGAACGCAATTATAATAGAAAGAAACATAACAGTAGAAATAACAGACctacgaaaaaaaaagtggaaaGGATTAAGTTAACTGATCAGGATTTAATGAAACCACCACAAGTACCCgaaacttttttgttaacGTTAATTAACAATATTGAACAACATGAATTTCAAGAAAAAGTACCGAAAAATGCTGTTGACGAAAAGACAAATACTGCCAGACCAAAAAGCTCAGGTAGAAGTACTCTTTTGTCACCATCTGCCTTCAATCCTTCTTCTATTACTGGTGGtagcaaaaataaaaaaatgccCACGGAGCTAATAAACAGCGATACTTACAGACTAAAACcgaataaaaataagaaaactGACtatgaatattataaaagttGTTGCACTAACATAGGACCACTGATAGAATTGCGGATCccgaaagaaaaatatcttCCCCTATGGTTTAAAACCCAAAGAGACACttgggaaaaagaaaacactCAGGATTTTTTTACGGAAAGTATATACGGTTAA
- the LYS9 gene encoding saccharopine dehydrogenase (NADP+, L-glutamate-forming) (similar to Saccharomyces cerevisiae YNR050C | LYS9 | LYSine requiring), translated as MVKKVLLLGSGFVAQPVVDVLSATDGVEVTVACRTLKAAEALAAKSKSNAVSLDVTKDAELDAVLKNHDVVISLIPYIYHPNVVKSAIRLGKDVVTSSYISPALRELEPKIKEAGITVMNEIGLDPGIDHLYAVKTIDEVHKKNGKITSFLSYCGGLPAPEDSDNPLGYKFSWSSRGVLLALRNSAKYYKNGKLETVSSEDLMSTAKPYFIYPGYAFVCYPNRDSTVFKDLYHIPEAQTVIRGTLRYQGFPEFVKVLVDMGMLKEDADELFSKPIQWKDALSKYIGAKSNSKEDIIAKIDSLTKWKSEDDRERILSGITWLGMLSDKNITPRGNPLDTLCATLEELMQYEEGERDMVVLQHKFGIEWADGSKEVRTSTLVDYGKVGGYSSMAATVGLPVAIATRLVLEGKIKGPGLLAPYSPEINDPIMKELKDKYGIYLKEKVIS; from the coding sequence atggttaagaaagttttattattgggCTCTGGTTTTGTTGCACAGCCAGTTGTTGATGTCTTAAGTGCTACCGATGGTGTTGAAGTTACTGTTGCTTGTAGAACCTTGAAAGCTGCTGAAGCTTTAGCTGCTAAAAGTAAATCAAATGCTGTTTCTTTAGATGTTACTAAAGATGCTGAATTGGATGCTGTTTTGAAGAACCACGATGTTGTTATTTCTTTGATTCCATACATTTACCATCCAAATGTTGTTAAGAGCGCAATTAGATTAGGTAAAGATGTTGTTACTTCCTCTTATATTTCTCCAGCTTTGAGAGAGTTAGAACccaaaattaaagaagCTGGTATTACAGTTATGAATGAAATCGGCTTAGACCCAGGTATTGATCATTTGTATGCTGTAAAAACTATTGATGAAGTCCACAAGAAAAATGGTAAGATCACATCCTTTTTGAGTTACTGTGGTGGTTTACCAGCCCCTGAAGATTCCGACAATCCATTGGGGTACAAATTTTCTTGGTCTTCAAGAGGTGTCTTATTAGCATTGAGAAATAGTGCcaaatattacaaaaatggtaaattaGAAACTGTTTCCAGTGAAGATTTAATGAGCACCGCTAAGccatattttatttatccagGGTATGCTTTTGTTTGCTATCCAAACAGAGACTCTACTGTCTTTAAAGATCTATATCACATTCCTGAGGCTCAAACTGTTATCAGAGGTACTTTGAGATACCAAGGTTTCCCAGAATTTGTCAAGGTTTTGGTTGACATGGGTATGTTGAAAGAAGATGCAGATGAGTTATTTTCCAAACCTATACAGTGGAAGGACGCTTTGAGCAAGTATATTGGCGCTAAATCCAACTCTAAAGAAGATATTATTGCTAAAATCGATAGTTTAACCAAATGGAAAAGTGAGGATGACAGAGAAAGAATTTTATCTGGTATCACATGGTTAGGTATGTTGTCTGACAAAAACATTACCCCAAGAGGTAACCCATTGGATACTTTGTGTGCTACTTTGGAAGAGTTGATGCAATACGAAGAAGGTGAAAGGGACATGGTTGTGTTACAACATAAATTCGGTATTGAATGGGCCGACGGTTCCAAAGAGGTTAGAACTTCTACTTTAGTCGACTATGGTAAGGTTGGAGGTTACAGTTCTATGGCTGCAACTGTTGGTTTACCAGTTGCCATTGCCACTAGATTAGTTTTGGAAGGTAAGATTAAGGGCCCTGGTCTATTGGCTCCATATTCTCCAGAAATCAACGATCCTATTATGAAGGAATTGAAAGATAAATATGGCATCTacttaaaagaaaaggttATTTCTTGA
- the OXP1 gene encoding 5-oxoprolinase (similar to Saccharomyces cerevisiae YKL215C | OXP1 | OXoProlinase), with translation MVSKKIKIAIDRGGTFTDCIGNPGTGRPEDDVVIKLLSVDPKNYPDAPLEGIRRLLEVFEGKKIARNKPLDISNVETIRMGTTLATNCALERNGERCALITTKGFKDALVIGDQTRPNIFDLSAKKPGVLYDLVLEIDERVTLEDFSEDPDNKKSISNGLNTVYGKSGEVVNILKVPDPENVRMVLQTVYNTGIRSLGIAFLHSFTYNEHEKLVAKIAKQIGFTHVSLSSEVSPMIKFVPRAHSVIADAYLTPVIKKYLDSISKGLTNVSNTKIQFMQSDGGIIDAKKFSGLRAILSGPAGGVVGYSTTCASGNKSLIGFDMGGTSTDVSRFGGKLEHVFETITAGIVIQSPQLDIHTVAAGGSSRLFWKNGLFRVGPESATAEPGPACYRKGGPLTITDANLFLGRLIPEFFPKIFGPDENESLDLEATTEKFMALTEKINKDLNSSLSPDEVAYGFIKVANESMARPIRGLTEAKGHVISDHRLVTFGGAGGQHAVAVAESLGINVVLCHRYSSILSAYGMLMADVVEESQEPCSLILGVDDDKISFKLEELYKSTFNKLKEQGFAEIEVEKYLNLRFEGTANNLMVCQKNLVDFATDFNLLHKREFGFSFKDRKIIVDDIRTRGIGKSSFRTEEPVDVQLSKVTKRLVDPKTESYMVKEIFFDTKRVATPIYRIDEMQPGSTIKGPAILADTTQTNVIPPNAEAIVLKSHIYINILHKGDAYSPAATDDIVDPIMLSIFGHRFMDIAEQMGNQLRKTSVSTNVKERLDFSCALFDPNGNLVANAPHLPVHLGSMSTCIAAQAKYWEGRLKPGDVIVTNHPEMGGTHLPDITVISPAFDENTGGIIFYVASRAHHADIGGILPGSVPPNSKELYEEGGAIYAELLVNEGEFDEAKVKELLYDIPSRYPGCSGSRKLSDNISDLKAQVAANIRGIRLINRLVGDFGLSTIIKYMTAIQDNACETIKKMIKKMCEHFGGKTEYYGEDFMDDGTCIKLHVTLDIDKDKYIFDFGGTSPQIYGNLNAPRAITTSAILYCLRCLVDEDIPLNQGCLKPITINIPEGCILNPMDGVAVVGGNVLTSQRVTDVVLKTFKVMADSQGDCNNLTFGTDSKTEDESSGFGYYETICGGHGAGGDSWRGSGWNGVSAVHTNMTNTRMTDVEIFEKRYPVILKEFSVRKDSGGKGKYNGGNGAIRDIEFRVPLQVSILSERRTIAPHGLDGGSDGQCGLNLWIRKENNAVINIGGKNTIRVKPGDRVIIQTPGGGAYGKA, from the coding sequence ATGGTATctaagaaaattaaaattgctATTGATAGAGGGGGAACCTTCACTGATTGTATCGGTAATCCTGGAACAGGTAGACCAGAAGACGATGTcgttattaaattattatctgTGGATCCTAAAAATTATCCAGATGCTCCTTTGGAAGGGATTAGAAGATTATTGGAGGTGTTTGAAGGCAAAAAAATTGCCAGAAACAAACCGCTGGATATAAGTAATGTAGAAACTATCAGAATGGGCACTACTTTGGCCACTAATTGTGCTTTGGAAAGAAACGGTGAAAGATGTGCTCTAATCACTACGAAAGGGTTCAAAGATGCCTTAGTTATTGGTGATCAGACAAGACCAAACATATTTGATTTGAGCGCCAAGAAACCAGGTGTATTATACGATTTAGTACTGGAAATCGATGAAAGAGTTACTTTAGAAGATTTTTCAGAAGATCCcgacaataaaaaatccaTTTCCAACGGCTTAAACACTGTTTATGGAAAAAGTGGAGAagttgttaatattttgaagGTACCAGATCCTGAAAACGTAAGGATGGTCCTACAAACGGTTTATAACACTGGAATTCGATCATTAGGTATTGCCTTTTTACACTCTTTTACCTATAATGAACATGAAAAATTAGTAGCTAAGATAGCCAAGCAAATTGGATTTACACATGTTTCTTTATCAAGTGAAGTTTCACCTATGATCAAGTTTGTTCCAAGAGCTCACAGTGTTATTGCTGACGCCTACTTGACCCCtgttatcaaaaaatatctaGATAGTATTTCAAAAGGTTTAACCAATGTATCAAACACCAAGATTCAATTTATGCAGTCTGATGGGGGTATAATTGatgcaaaaaaattttctggACTAAGAGCGATTTTATCTGGTCCTGCAGGCGGGGTTGTCGGTTATTCAACAACGTGTGCTAGCGGCAATAAGAGTTTGATTGGTTTTGATATGGGAGGTACTTCTACTGATGTTAGTAGATTTGGTGGAAAATTAGAACATGTTTTTGAAACCATCACTGCTGGAATTGTTATTCAGTCTCCTCAATTAGACATTCACACTGTTGCTGCTGGGGGCAGTTCTCgtttattttggaaaaacgGTTTGTTTAGAGTTGGACCTGAGTCTGCAACGGCTGAGCCAGGCCCGGCTTGTTATCGTAAAGGCGGACCTCTAACCATAACAGAtgccaatttatttttaggcCGTTTAATTCCGGAATTTTTCCCCAAGATATTTGGTCctgatgaaaatgaatcCTTGGATTTGGAAGCAACCACTGAAAAATTTATGGCATTAACagaaaaaatcaacaaaGATCTGAATTCCAGTCTCTCACCTGATGAGGTAGCATATGGATTTATCAAAGTTGCGAATGAATCAATGGCTAGACCTATACGTGGGTTAACTGAAGCTAAAGGCCATGTGATTTCTGATCATAGATTAGTTACTTTTGGTGGTGCTGGTGGTCAACATGCAGTTGCAGTTGCAGAATCTTTGGGGATAAACGTAGTTTTATGCCATCGGTATTCTTCTATCTTGTCCGCTTATGGTATGCTAATGGCTGATGTAGTCGAGGAGTCTCAAGAGCCATgttctttaattttggGTGTTGATGATGACAAAATTAGTTTCAAGTTAGAGGAATTATACAAATCTACATTTAACAAATTGAAGGAACAAGGTTTTGCCGAAATAGAGGTTGAGAAATACTTGAACTTGCGGTTTGAAGGGACTGCCAATAATTTAATGGTTTGTCAGAAAAACCTTGTTGATTTTGCTACTGATTTTAACTTACTGCATAAGCGTGAATTTGGATTCTCTTTTAAAGATCGGAAAATAATAGTTGATGATATTAGAACTAGAGGTATTGGGAAATCTAGTTTCAGGACTGAGGAGCCAGTTGACGTTCAATTATCTAAAGTTACAAAACGTTTGGTTGATCCTAAAACTGAAAGTTACATGGTGAAGgaaattttctttgataCTAAGCGTGTTGCCACTCCTATTTATAGGATTGATGAAATGCAGCCCGGTTCTACAATTAAAGGTCCGGCAATCCTGGCGGATACTACCCAAACCAATGTAATTCCACCGAATGCAGAGGctattgttttaaaatcgcatatttatattaatattttgcaTAAGGGCGATGCCTACTCTCCAGCCGCCACAGATGATATTGTGGATCCTATTATGTTGTCTATTTTTGGACACAGATTCATGGATATTGCTGAACAGATGGGGAACCAATTAAGAAAAACCAGTGTTTCGACCAATGTTAAGGAGAGGTTAGACTTTTCTTGTGCATTATTTGATCCAAATGGGAATTTGGTAGCCAATGCTCCTCATTTACCGGTACACTTGGGTTCTATGTCTACCTGTATTGCTGCTCAGGCTAAATATTGGGAAGGTAGGTTAAAACCAGGGGATGTTATTGTTACAAATCATCCCGAGATGGGAGGTACACATTTACCTGATATCACGGTTATATCACCAGcttttgatgaaaatacaggcggtattattttttatgttgCTTCTAGAGCACACCATGCGGATATTGGTGGTATTCTGCCTGGTTCTGTTCCACCAAATTCCAAAGAGTTGTATGAAGAGGGTGGTGCTATATATGCGGAATTATTAGTCAATGAGGGTGAATTTGATGAAGCAAAGGTTAAAGAGTTGTTGTACGATATTCCATCCAGATACCCTGGCTGTTCTGGATCAAGAAAATTAAGTGATAATATCAGCGATTTAAAAGCCCAGGTTGCTGCTAATATAAGGGGAATTAGGTTAATCAATAGATTAGTGGGGGACTTTGGGttatcaacaataattaAGTATATGACAGCCATTCAAGACAATGCTTGTGAGACGATTaagaaaatgataaagaaaatgtGCGAACATTTTGGTGGGAAAACCGAATATTACGGTGAAGATTTTATGGATGATGGCACATGCATAAAATTACATGTTACGTTGGATATtgataaagataaatatatttttgattttggcGGCACTAGCCCGCAGATATATGGTAATTTGAACGCCCCTCGTGCCATTACGACCTCTGCTATATTGTATTGTTTGAGGTGCCTGGTTGATGAGGATATTCCATTAAACCAAGGTTGTTTGAAACCAATAACTATTAATATACCGGAGGGATGTATTTTGAATCCAATGGATGGTGTTGCAGTTGTTGGTGGGAACGTTTTAACATCACAGAGAGTTACTGATGTTGTGTTGAAGACCTTTAAAGTTATGGCCGACTCACAAGGTGATTGTAATAATCTAACATTTGGCACTGATTCTAAAACTGAGGATGAATCGTCTGGCTTTGGTTACTATGAAACTATTTGTGGTGGCCACGGTGCCGGTGGCGACTCTTGGCGTGGATCTGGCTGGAATGGTGTTTCTGCTGTTCATACAAACATGACTAATACCAGAATGACTGATGttgaaatttttgaaaaaagatacCCCGTTATATTAAAGGAGTTCTCAGTTAGAAAGGATTCTGGTGGTAAGGGGAAATACAATGGCGGTAACGGGGCAATAAGAGATATTGAATTCCGTGTACCTTTACAAGTTTCTATATTATCAGAACGACGTACTATAGCTCCACACGGTTTAGATGGTGGTAGTGATGGTCAATGTGGGTTAAACTTGTGGATACGTAAAGAAAACAACGCTGTTATCAATATAGGGGGTAAGAATACTATAAGGGTTAAACCAGGGGATCGTGTTATAATTCAAACTCCTGGAGGTGGTGCTTATGGTAAGGCTTAA